The DNA sequence GCCACTGGTTGCTGTTCACGTAAGGTGAGAAGTCAAGCAAAAGAGTCAATGAATTAAAACTTCCCTAAACACAATGACTTTATGTGTGTATGCAGACAACTTGGTGATGACAATGTCGAGTTCTGCACAGACTTGCCAAAGTACGATGAGTGTTGTAACACCAATGCACCTGTTGAAGACATTGGTCCGAAAGAGGAAGGTAAGACTGGaccatttgaaaatgtcacagGAAACCATCTTCAAAGAATTATAGAacattttcttcattttgaaTGTGCTTTTCAGGTGTCAGAAGAAGAATCAAACCTACGGAAACAAGCAGTGAAAAGAAGACAGTTGAAGAAttgaataaaagaaaatcaTCAAAAGATCTTGCAGACTCAAAAAGTGAATCGAATcttccgcaaaacccacttcagtGGTTTGGGATTTTGGTGCCACAATCCCTAAAACAAGCCCAGTTGTCCTTCAAGCAAGGTAATGGACAGTAGGTTGAAGTGATACTTCTCGACCGAGAATGTCACAGAGGAGTTAAATTAATCCAAAGTGAGCGAGCTAGATTAAACTGCCGATGACTAAACTTTATCTTCTGTTTTCTTTCCAGTCATCGAACTGTCTGCTGAGATTGCAACTCTCCAGGTGCAAATTTTAAACACCAGACGGGAGCTAAAGCGATGTTTTCAGGAGAAAgtggagaaaaagagaaaaaaagaggaCATAACTGCATGTTAAAAATGAATTTGGGGTCATTCCATTTCTTTGTTGTAGATTGTCTTCATTGtaaatgtgttgttgttgttgttgaatgtGCTTAATAAAATCAATGAGTCACACTACTCGCTATAAAAAGGTTACTTGTCAACCCCCCAACTGAGTGCAGCAGGACCCTCAATCCCAGCTGGATTTAACCTTTATCTCGTGCCCGCCCCTAGTTGAAACCCCTatttttgaaaccttaatttgaaACCATACTTGTAAACCCTAAATATATTTTGAAAACTGAACCCAAGTGTGATACAAAACTGGAATTTGAAACCCCAACGCTAAAtcaaaaccctactttgagaaGCTAACCCAACCCCAATGTAAAATGACATTTAGAAACCCAGctctagtttaaaaccctactttgaaaccttaacccgagTTTAAAAAAGTACTTTTAAAAAAGCCCTAACCCAAaaacctaatttgaaaccctaactctaatttGAAACCAAGACCCTATTTTAAAACCCTATttcctttatttttgtttttgaggTGTTACTTTTTGTAAAGGTTTGAGAACATTTGTTCATATAAGGATGCGTTGGTTTTTCTTATACAGTCGTGCACTATCGCATATTTACGATCTTATGTAAAAATGGAAAACCTACTCGTTAACTATGAGCACAAAGAAGAATCCGTCCAACTCGTCGTCCCGTGTCCTCCATCTATTTAGTAACCGGAAATGAAACTCTGCCTGCGTGTACTTCCTGGTCCGAGCTGAGGCGCACGCGCGCGCATTCAGTCATCCATCTCTCCtcctgcgcgcgcgcacgcgcgtcCGAACGGCGGATGTAAGTGTTGTTTTCCTGCATCCGCAGTCGCTCGTGTTTGCTTTCCGACCCATCTTCGCAAGTTATCTGATTATTTTTGTGCACCCTCCTACTCTTTTCTCttcgtctctctctcttttgttcATTTTTCCTGACCGCTGGCCGGGAAGTAAACACGCCGACCTGTGCCCATGAAAGCCAGCGAGGGACCGCTACGTCGctctcatcctcatcatcatcatcatcgccatcaccatcaccatcatcatcattgtccCTGCTCGTGATTTCCCATTGGGTGCAGACGAGAGAGATTGTTTGCGCCCATGGCGTCCGTTTCGAAGGTGTCTATTTTGGATTACTTTAATATTGTGTTCGAGGGCGAGAATGGAAAAATCGAATCCAACTGCAAAGCGTGCGGCACCAGAATTCAAGCCAAGCGCAGCGTCACGTCCAACTTCGTCACGCATCTTAAGGTAATTCCCCTAAAACGCGAAGGGAATTTAATCATGAGCGCGTTGTATGTGGGTCATTCCAGAATTGGAGTACATTTTctgccccccaccaccaccactcccAGGGGCGTAGCCATCATTTTACAAGAGCACGATGAATTGTTAGGTTAAGACAACTTTTAGGAGCTAAATCATCCTTCACTCTCATTTAGCTGCTGCTGTCCACAGAGGCTGAAGAAATAAATAGCCAATCTGGTGATTTATTCATTATGTTTTAATCCGATAAGTATAATAAGATGGCAGTGTTTAATAACCCCAAATGAAAAAGGAAGTCAATTTAAAACCATTTCCCTCGCACAGTCCTACATTTCAGCCTCTCAAATATGACTACTTTATGATTTCATCAGTCCTCCTTGGAATCTGAAAGAAAATGTGTTTAACCTTCAGCTGAGAGTGGCAATAaataacttgattttttttccaagaataGATCATTCTATCTGCACTCACATgtctaaacaaacaaacaaaataatcgtATGATCGACACCTCGTGTCTCTAAAAACTCCCGCGTCAAGTCATATTTAAGATGAATAAAATGTGAATTGATCTTATATGTATTTCTATTAAAAACTATGAAACAAATTATTTGTTTTTCGAAACTGATATTGCCCTCCAATTTTGGACTGACCCATGTGTGGTCAATCCAGTAACAGTTGTGCCTCCTATTCAGCGCAAGCACCAGGCCATGTATGATGACTTTGTCAAAAGGAAGGACATGAAGAGAGAAGGTTTCCCCTCGGCACCTATGCACACTTTGATGGCCAATGGAGGGAATGCCCGCTACACTTTCCCTGCGGGGGCGGGAATGGgaggaggtgctggagggatggCCACCttagatggaggaggaggaggaggaggagtaagCAAGTTTGACAAGCACGATCCACGTCAGGTGGGTCAACCGCTCACACATGTCGGAAAAGTCTCCAAAAAGTACAGTATAACTTTCATTGAATCAAAATCAACtcgttcactgccattgacagaGGTCACATTTAAAAATGTCAGAGTCCAGGTTCTCACGGAAGTCCAGCCTGAGCCATTTCTCCTAATCCCAACCACAGGTTTTGATAAGTGAGGCCATTGCGAAGATGATCGTTCGCGATCTGCAGCCAGTTTCAATGGTGGAGAACTGTGGCTTCAGGGtacttcttcagctcctggagccACGCTACACTCCGGACCCCCAGTACTACATCCAAAACCAGCTCCTCCCAGCTTACACCTACCAGGCCCAGGTGACGATTCGTCAGGCGCTGGCTTCGGCGCATGCCCTCAGCCTCAGCCTGGATGTCTGGAGGGCCTCGTCCGCATCTTCGCTAGGGTAAGAAACAATGCTAGCATGCTagcgttattgttttttttatacaatactTATTCGCTAACCTCTCTTTCTTTAGCTACCTCGGTGTCACCTGCCATTTTCTGTCATCGGAGTGGC is a window from the Syngnathus scovelli strain Florida chromosome 2, RoL_Ssco_1.2, whole genome shotgun sequence genome containing:
- the ccdc115 gene encoding coiled-coil domain-containing protein 115, producing MDESALLLDDILLALMDQLELLEEKRGRLNSLIEQGWFFISKARYSMGNKQVSALQYASEIKPLVAVHVRQLGDDNVEFCTDLPKYDECCNTNAPVEDIGPKEEGVRRRIKPTETSSEKKTVEELNKRKSSKDLADSKSESNLPQNPLQWFGILVPQSLKQAQLSFKQVIELSAEIATLQVQILNTRRELKRCFQEKVEKKRKKEDITAC